DNA from Roseomonas gilardii subsp. gilardii:
TGGTGGCAGGCGATCAGCCCCCAGAGCCGGCCACCCTGCTGGATGGAGAGGGACATGGAGGCCTGCACCCCCATGTTCCGCAGGTATCGCAGATGGATCGGCGAGACCGCGCGCAGCGAGCAGTCGGACATGTCCAGCGGCTCGCCCGTCCTGGGGCTGAGCGCGGGCATGAGCGGCTCCGGAATATAGTTCGCGTCCGGGATCAGCCGCATCCAGTTGCGCAGGTAGAGAGCCCTGGCCTGCCGCGGGATGTCCGAGGCCGGGAAATGCAGGCCGAGATAGGAGCCGATCCCCTCCGCCTTCGCTTCCGCCAGGACGCGGCCGGTGTCGTCGGGCTCGAACCGATAGACCATGACGCGGTCGAAGCCGGTCATGTCGCGGATCGTCGCGGCCGCCGCCTCGCAATACTGGCTGGGGGTCGTGGCGCCCTGGAGGCTGCCGATCATGCTCTGCACCAGAGCGAGCGTGTCGTCCTGCCGCACCGGGCCAGGCACGCCCCGGGGCTCGATCTCCACGATGATGCCGGCGGCGCTGTCGCGGCCCTGCAGGTCGAAGAAGCGGCCCGGCCGCAGCTCCACCGAGCTCAGCAGGCGGGAGCCCGCCTGGGGGCGGGGGCCGGCGGAATCCGATGAGGCCGGGGCGCGGAGGAGCCGGATGACATCCGGTGGCAGAAGCAGCTTCGCCTCCGCTCCCAGCGCCTCGTCCAGCGGAACGCCCAGGAGGTGCTGCATGTCCCCGGCGGCCTGCAGGATGCGCAGCGTGCCCGGGTCCAGCACCAGCAGCAGCCCATGGGGCTGGATGGAGGCCGGGATATGGATCGGCTCGCGGTCGCAGTTGGTCGGGTCCGGGCGGCCGGGCAGGGCGCGGAGGTCGGGCAGGGGCAGGAAGGGCGGGGTCGTGGTCACGCCGTCGCCCCGGCCGGCATGGCCAGCCCGGATTCCGCCGCGGCTTCGGGGCGGGACAGGCTGGAGGAAAGCCAGGATTCCAGGCGGTGGAAGGTATCGGCCGCCGCGCCGCAGGCTGCCCCGGCATCGGCGCAGTGAAGTTCCAGCGCCTGCCGGAAGCGGCGCCAGCTCTCGCCGGCCGGCCGGCCCAGGCTGGCATGGAAGGAGGCACCGCGCTCCGGTCCCAGGCCCAGCGCGGCCTCCGCGCGGCGCAGGATCACCTGCCCGCCAAGGGCGGAGCCTTCCAGCACATAGAGCGCGCCGAAGGCGGCGTCCCGGGTGGCGGGAAGAGGCGGGGGAGGGGCGAAGGGCAGCGCGGCCAGGTCCCGTGGCATCAGGCCCAGGGCCAGGAGGTCGTTCCGCAAAAGGGGCGTGCGCCAGCGTGCCGTGTCAGGCGGAAGGCCAGCGGCCTGCCAGTCGAAGCGGTCCAGCATCGCCTCCAGCGGTGCCACGATGCCCAGCATGGCCGACAGGAGGCGGGCATAGGCCGCGGGCGAGGCCAGGTGGCGGTCCAGGTCGATCCCGGTGTCGAGACGGGCGTGCAGGGCGGAGGTGGCGTCGCGCAACGCCGTCAGGACGT
Protein-coding regions in this window:
- a CDS encoding biliverdin-producing heme oxygenase, which codes for MTSPHVLTALRDATSALHARLDTGIDLDRHLASPAAYARLLSAMLGIVAPLEAMLDRFDWQAAGLPPDTARWRTPLLRNDLLALGLMPRDLAALPFAPPPPLPATRDAAFGALYVLEGSALGGQVILRRAEAALGLGPERGASFHASLGRPAGESWRRFRQALELHCADAGAACGAAADTFHRLESWLSSSLSRPEAAAESGLAMPAGATA